The Leishmania panamensis strain MHOM/PA/94/PSC-1 chromosome 32 sequence genome window below encodes:
- a CDS encoding hypothetical protein (TriTrypDB/GeneDB-style sysID: LpmP.32.0100) codes for MGYTSDKIVVRTKHDSEEEAHDKNLMERIMQKNQNPFQALVDPLLAKTSYVYHTYLYSSGMMFLMLAFWGAYPSFVRFRHAHVFRYRRTQLSFRRGLFATEHIPKWRKSHLQRIVVPPLPVRELAIVRPAAASSVQSIPSSPSDVPSVVSVTAAADSAVMEGAARDRDLGFDMLEMSATRTSHASFGAGETENSERTLSGELVSINRDFFGPKSHLFSRPIQEDFEMSDLHRRLKTAVATAKAVLVLRENHSTVRSIPEGWEVWWVSEPEARRRRFCKFWLGGLVCARAFQDLMDMPDMPDFVT; via the coding sequence ATGGGCTACACTTCCGACAAGATTGTTGTGCGGACGAAGCATgacagtgaggaggaggcgcatgaCAAGAACTTGATGGAGCGGATCATGCAGAAGAACCAGAACCCATTTCAGGCACTTGTTGACCCTCTCTTGGCGAAGACTTCATACGTGTACCACACCTACCTGTACTCCTCCGGCATGATGTTTCTCATGCTCGCTTTTTGGGGGGCGTACCCGTCGTTTGTGCGGTTCCGTCACGCGCACGTCTTCCGCTACCGTCGCACGCAGCTCTCCTTCCGTCGCGGCCTCTTCGCCACCGAGCACATCCCCAAGTGGAGGAAGAGCCATCTCCAGCGTATTGTTGTTCCACCTCTCCCAGTACGCGAGTTGGCGATTGTTCGTCCTGCAGCCGCATCATCTGTGCAGTCGAtaccctcttccccttcagATGTTCCTAGCGTCGTTTCAGtgactgcggcagcggactCTGCCGTTATGGAGGGCGCTGCGAGGGACAGGGATTTGGGTTTTGATATGTTGGAGATGTCTGCCACGCGCACCTCGCACGCCAGCTTTGGCGCCGGCGAAACAGAGAATAGCGAGCGTACCCTTAGTGGTGAGCTGGTGAGCATAAACCGAGACTTCTTTGGTCCAAAGTCGCATCTTTTCAGCCGTCCCATACAAGAGGATTTCGAGATGAGCGACCTGCATCGGCGTCTCAAGACAGCAGTGGCTACTGCCAAGGCGGTATTAGTCCTGAGGGAGAACCACAGCACCGTGCGAAGTATCCCAGAAGGGTGGGAGGTGTGGTGGGTTTCGGAGCCCGAGGCACGACGTCGCCGGTTCTGCAAGTTCTGGCTTGGTGGCctggtgtgtgcgcgcgcattCCAAGATCTGATGGATATGCCGGATATGCCGGACTTCGTCACCTAA
- a CDS encoding hypothetical protein (TriTrypDB/GeneDB-style sysID: LpmP.32.0120), protein MTDGPPRFFTKPEEYVGVNKHRRTLFLDMDETLVHCYFEKPTFFIDTNENFFQFTLEDDPSVTYYAFRRPGLSEFLHQCAEHYDMRIFTAGEDLYARTLLRWLLPDNLIDESRWYTRDACVGDGYGRLIKNLSMIDGFQFEERTALILDDSAPDNVYPHQNALAIPRFAPQTGRTDEENYGRMQADRGLEMFGRMLCGDHFTRCDDVRVPIARFYALIRTYTQNSTTK, encoded by the coding sequence ATGACCGACGGTCCCCCTCGGTTCTTCACGAAGCCAGAGGAGTATGTGGGCGTTAATAAACACCGGCGGACGCTTTTCTTAGACATGGACGAGACTCTTGTTCACTGTTACTTCGAGAAACCAACGTTCTTTATCGATACCAACGAGAACTTCTTCCAATTCACGCTGGAGGATGACCCCAGTGTAACCTACTACGCGTTTAGGCGACCTGGGCTGAGTGAATTCCTTCATCAGTGCGCAGAGCACTACGATATGCGTATCTTTACCGCTGGCGAAGACCTTTACGCGCGGACGCTGCTtcggtggctgctgccggaTAATCTTATTGACGAATCTCGGTGGTACACCCGCGACGCATGCGTAGGGGATGGCTACGGGCGCTTAATAAAGAACCTCAGCATGATAGACGGTTTTCAATTTGAAGAGCGCACCGCCTTAATCCTAGATGACTCAGCACCCGATAATGTGTATCCACACCAGAATGCGCTCGCCATCCCCCGCTTTGCGCCACAAACAGGTCGTACAGACGAGGAGAACTATGGACGAATGCAGGCGGATAGAGGCTTGGAAATGTTCGGTAGAATGCTATGCGGCGATCACTTCACGCGATGTGACGACGTTCGTGTGCCCATAGCGCGGTTTTATGCACTAATACGAACTTACACGCAAAACAGTACCACCAAATGA
- a CDS encoding mitochondrial carrier protein, putative (TriTrypDB/GeneDB-style sysID: LpmP.32.0130) — protein sequence MESLVAGACAGLFVDLSLYPIDTVKTRIQSKEGFSASGGFKNVYKGLSAMAVGSVPGGAAFFFGYDTAKRMFLSLTASSGAASGIDGAVIAMTPSVMACQAAAALCGESLACCIRVPVEMVKQQMQAGHHTTISSTLRTVTNDMATLGVAPGDAAASVSSQPIRLSGVHHLFRGMPIMLMRELPFSVIQMSLYESLKAKMHASTDHPYASLSLPFCGAFSGGCAAFFTTPLDVLKTRIMLFRRAPGQQKVGIRCVLDELIREPARSGDRFGYAQRFFRGASTRVLWISLGGSIFFGTYEFVKAGLQNLHTL from the coding sequence ATGGAATCTCTCGTGGCTGGTGCCTGCGCAGGGCTGTTTGTCGACCTTAGCCTCTACCCGATCGATACGGTGAAGACGCGCATCCAGTCTAAGGAAGGGTTTTCGGCCTCCGGTGGCTTTAAAAATGTCTACAAGGGGTTGAGCGCTATGGCGGTGGGTTCTGTGCCTGGCGGGGCTGCGTTTTTCTTTGGATATGACACAGCTAAGCGGATGTTCTTGTCGCTCACTGCGtccagcggcgctgcgagcGGAATCGATGGAGCTGTGATTGCCATGACTCCGAGTGTAATGGCGTGCCAagctgcggcggctctgTGTGGTGAGTCCCTCGCTTGCTGTATTCGTGTACCAGTAGAGATGGTAAAGCAGCAGATGCAGGCGGGACATCACACAACCATTTCATCTACGTTGCGCACTGTCACCAACGACATGGCAACGTTAGGTGTTGCTCCaggagacgctgccgcttctgtgTCGTCACAGCCAATTCGTCTCTCTGGCGTGCATCATCTTTTTCGAGGCATGCCCATCATGCTGATGCGCGAGCTGCCCTTCTCCGTTATTCAGATGTCCCTGTACGAATCGCTGAAGGCCAAAATGCACGCGTCTACGGACCACCCCTACGCCTCCCTCAGCCTCCCCTTTTGCGGCGCCTTCAGTGGCGggtgcgccgccttcttcacaACCCCATTGGATGTTCTCAAGACGCGGATTATGTTATTCCGGCGCGCACCGGGGCAGCAGAAAGTAGGCATCCGGTGTGTACTGGATGAGTTGATTCGTGAGCCAGCACGGTCTGGTGACAGATTCGGCTACGCACAGCGCTTCTTCCGCGGAGCTTCGACACGCGTGCTGTGGATATCCCTCGGTGGCAGCATTTTTTTTGGCACCTACGAGTTTGTGAAGGCTGGTCTTCAAAACCTGCACACGCTGTAG
- the MRK1 gene encoding protein kinase, putative (TriTrypDB/GeneDB-style sysID: LpmP.32.0140): protein MTGRFTRPQWSLATGRYYGSSEHSAASSCSTHTLKVNQTERYRPGHGDSGTYSLNQRDSPSRTMSNTSVSVSPMGSSSPQEWGRSFRLFNSGRFFTSASGSRQRDGSIGQLYRSTLLQSRHGRGSSIGPDAERLHLGNSMNHQPQCSFFGTSGSQGGRYSFWPSDINVSGVLTVASPYAAPNQSAFLSTASPLLGSTRVLGTGISPRGRADGHAVHRVVASCAMGSVVCPVSPGRNELPLVMNALRTHIALRGKTIIQGDAAHPLCIRKGPLIGAGGFAKVFAGVDTVRGELVAIKEIDISGVDDVKALNVIGAEFALLKSLHHPNIVSYSLFEHSKSQQVCRIAMELLAGDSTLHLLQKFGPLTEAVLRIVTRSILRAIRFIHKEGIFHRDIKPANILVSHRGEVKLCDFGCSKRVSELNKATSCIIGTPVYMAPEFIKGEANHKADIWSMACALFELSTGLLPWYHSGVKDNLPLMFFITTTSESPMVLPSSEAKSEFSAEFLHFMELCFTRNVTNRPEAEDLLKHPWITGSRLAPVPNSPSAFLSLHQENTAGFRGVSSPGRSSTFSSPRDSAADRDDISFNGSEGLQRSVSTTPTFSPAEEEVACQQELETVAAATALDLCSMLVCSLQIPPRAPQDPVTGEVGSVTGNTSPLLTRTVSVHSPALCHRGSGVSASMAEFPSLLYTPEHSMVHENFYYSQVQLGTSAGNFVLPLGLDLDGVPPPQQYLRINEEGNLDVVYLPGDEMEDSVHGRPVVGESTCGSFYAGRLISPARNSSFSRGTLSPRVAAASNIVGVADGSFSPLFGVSGVSSRGESPSRGAPSLPPSPQGIPAPPMLYRFGATAPSVSQPPSQSGSAHTSHISPTSVSKAGSNRDTVTPHTPRSSSPISMQWNESFRGLPDKLKTHADGKLHMSFCVNTAPGCAVNVELNVGVADVQCKVVDNQPNFVVAFTDDVRTQIAHRIKEVAEQSPLSGISAQTPRSHASPMSPLGGTETRGSVSAGGSHFYNSSPFSPASRPTPRPLSRVSTNSAQGLLAVQRERLAGCSSHSGEEGSDVGSQTSTPAAPVSNRHFSK, encoded by the coding sequence ATGACCGGGCGCTTCACCCGGCCGCAGTGGTCGTTGGCGACGGGGCGGTACTATGGAAGCAGCGAACACTCAGCCGCCAGCTcgtgcagcacgcacacgctgaAGGTGAATCAAACGGAGCGCTACCGGCCGGGCCACGGTGACAGCGGTACGTACAGCTTGAACCAGCGAGACTCGCCCAGTCGCACCATGAGCAACACCAGCGTATCGGTCTCCCccatgggcagcagcagcccacaGGAGTGGGGCCGGTCCTTCCGCCTTTTCAACTCCGGCCGTTTTTTCACGAGCGCCTCCGGTTCACGGCAGCGCGATGGCAGCATTGGGCAGTTGTATCGAAGCACCTTACTCCAGAGTCGGcacggccgcggcagcagcattgGACCAGACGCCGAGAGACTACACCTCGGGAACTCCATGAACCAtcagccgcagtgcagctTCTTTGGCACATCTGGCAGTCAAGGTGGGCGCTACTCTTTCTGGCCTTCTGATATAAATGTCAGCGGCGTGCTGACGGTAGCTTCCCCGTACGCGGCACCTAACCAGTCCGCGTTTCTGTCAACCGCGAGTCCACTGTTAGGCTCGACTCGTGTCCTCGGGACAGGCATCTCGCCTCGAGGACGAGCAGACGGGCACGCTGTACATCGTGTCGTCGCGTCGTGCGCAATGGGCTCGGTAGTCTGCCCTGTCTCACCGGGTCGGAACGAACTGCCTTTGGTGATGAATGCCTTGCGCACGCACATTGCGCTGCGCGGCAAGACGATCATTCAAGGCGACGCCGCGCACCCGCTGTGTATTCGCAAGGGTCCCCTTATCGGCGCAGGCGGCTTCGCGAAAGTCTTCGCCGGTGTCGACACGGTACGTGGGGAGCTTGTTGCCATCAAGGAGATTGACATATCCGGCGTGGACGACGTAAAGGCACTCAACGTGATCGGGGCGGAGTTCGCGCTTCTCAAATCGCTTCATCACCCTAACATTGTAAGCTACTCTCTCTTTGAGCATAGCAAGTCGCAGCAAGTCTGCCGCATCGCGATGGAGCTGCTCGCTGGTGACTCGACTCTTCACCTGCTGCAGAAGTTTGGGCCGCTGACGGAGGCCGTGTTGCGTATCGTGACGCGGAGCATTTTGCGCGCCATTCGCTTTATCCACAAGGAGGGCATTTTTCACAGAGACATCAAACCAGCAAACATCCTCGTCAGCCACCGCGGCGAGGTGAAGCTGTGCGACTTTGGCTGCAGCAAACGCGTGTCAGAGCTGAATAAAGCAACCAGCTGCATTATTGGTACACCAGTGTACATGGCCCCCGAATTCATCAAGGGCGAGGCGAATCACAAGGCTGATATATGGTCCATGGCATGCGCTCTTTTCGAGCTGAGCACCGGGCTGTTACCATGGTACCACTCCGGCGTCAAAGACAATCTCCCTCTCATGTTCTTCATCACAACGACGTCAGAGTCTCCCATGGTACTGCCCTCATCAGAGGCCAAGAGTGAGTTCTCTGCCGAGTTCCTCCACTTCATGGAACTCTGCTTCACACGCAACGTGACAAATCGCCCAGAAGCGGAAGATTTGCTGAAGCATCCGTGGATCACGGGGTCGAGGCTAGCGCCTGTACCAAACTCACCCAGTGCTTTCTTGTCTCTCCACCAGGAAAATACCGCCGGATTTCGCGGTGTCAGCTCGCCTGGGAGGTCGTCCACGTTCTCCAGCCCGCGAGACTCGGCTGCGGACCGCGATGACATCAGCTTcaacggcagcgagggctTGCAAAGGTCCGTGTCCACCACCCCAACTTTCAGCcctgccgaggaggaggtggcatGTCAGCAAGAGTTGGAaaccgtggcggcggcgacggcgttgGACCTCTGCTCCATGCTCGTGTGCTCACTCCAAATTCCCCCTCGCGCTCCCCAGGACCCTGTGACAGGGGAAGTGGGTTCTGTAACTGGCAACACTAGTCCCTTGCTCACGCGCACTGTCTCGGTCCACTCACCTGCCCTTTGTcatcgcggcagcggcgtcagcgcGAGCATGGCCGAGTTCCCATCCCTTTTGTATACACCTGAGCATTCTATGGTGCACGAAAACTTCTACTACAGTCAAGTGCAGCTGGGGACATCTGCTGGTAACTTTGTCTTGCCTCTCGGGCTGGACTTGGATGGGGTacctccgccgcagcagtaCCTGCGTATCAACGAGGAGGGAAACCTTGATGTCGTGTACCTCCCCGGTGACGAGATGGAAGACTCAGTTCACGGCAGGCCTGTCGTTGGCGAAAGCACGTGCGGCTCCTTCTACGCTGGGCGTCTGATATCTCCAGCGCGTAATAGTTCGTTTAGCAGAGGCACCCTCAGCCcgcgcgtggcggcggcctcaAACATCGTGGGGGTAGCCGACggctctttctctccgctTTTTGGCGTCAGTGGTGTATCCTCTCGTGGAGAGTCGCCTTCACGTGGTGCCCCGTCACTACCGCCAAGTCCGCAAGGCATTCCTGCACCGCCGATGCTGTATCGATTCGGTGCCACGGCACCGTCTGTGAGTCAGCCACCAAGCCAGAGCGGCTCTGCGCATACTTCGCACATCTCGCCGACGTCTGTGTCCAAGGCCGGCAGCAACCGCGACACCGTGACGCCTCACACCCCGCGATCTAGCTCACCCATATCCATGCAGTGGAACGAGAGTTTTCGTGGTTTGCCGGATAAACTAAAGACACACGCTGATGGGAAGTTGCATATGTCTTTCTGCGTCAATACTGCCCCCGGATGCGCCGTGAACGTGGAGCTGAacgtcggcgtcgctgaTGTACAGTGCAAGGTGGTGGATAACCAGCCAAACTTCGTGGTTGCCTTCACCGATGACGTGCGCACTCAAATCGCGCACAGGATTAAGGAGGTAGCTGAGCAGTCACCGTTGTCCGGCATTTCCGCCCAGACGCCACGCAGCCATGCGTCACCCATGAGCCCGTTGGGCGGAACGGAAACCCGCGGGTCGGTCTCCGCCGGTGGTAGCCATTTTTACAACTCATCGCCCTTCTCGCCGGCCTCGCGTCCCACACCGCGTCCACTTTCACGGGTCTCCACGAACAGCGCGCAGGGACTGCTGGCTGTCCAGAGGGAGAGACTTGCCGGCTGCTCGTCCCACTctggggaggagggctcCGACGTGGGCTCCCAGACGTCAACACCCGCGGCGCCGGTGTCGAATAGACACTTCAGCAAGTAG
- a CDS encoding hypothetical protein (TriTrypDB/GeneDB-style sysID: LpmP.32.0150), with amino-acid sequence MPTATARDLSGKAPLFVYLQGGDREHLPAGDYIRVVAHCSGANKKLLHHNFALHTRGARLCRLLDSLLDSADVDLKHKMDPVQGLIPPVVLPHATREGCECVFRYLELIQTRVPTLLSKPLRAPLEELVYEWEMNYLLEHCFLSGVADETKSAALCRTLAKKGPQAMDLVLEVAMLADFLLIEPLRDLTCALLASLALSAGSEKELLQLCGLDHALTEEELEPLYKQLCFLRPEDGLA; translated from the coding sequence ATGCCGACAGCCACAGCGCGTGATCTCTCCGGCAAGGCGCCGCTGTTTGTCTACCTCCAAGGTGGAGACCGGGAGCATTTGCCAGCAGGAGATTACATTCGTGTGGTGGCACATTGCAGTGGTGCAAACAAGAAGCTGCTCCACCACAATTTCGCACTACACACCCGCGGCGCACGGCTCTGTCGCCTGCTCGACTCCCTGCTAGACTCTGCTGATGTGGACTTGAAGCATAAGATGGACCCGGTGCAGGGGCTCATTCCCCCTGTAGTACTGCCACACGCAACACGAGAGGGTTGCGAATGTGTGTTTCGCTACCTGGAACTCATCCAGACGCGTGTACCGACCCTCCTCAGCAAACCACTGCGTGCGCCGCTGGAGGAGTTGGTATACGAATGGGAGATGAACTACCTTCTGGAACACTGCTTCCTTTCAGGTGTAGCGGATGAAACGAAGTCGGCGGCGTTGTGCCGTACGCTAGCGAAGAAAGGGCCGCAGGCAATGGATCTCGTCTTGGAAGTCGCCATGCTCGCGGACTTTCTTCTCATTGAGCCGCTGCGTGACTTGACCTGCGCCCTGCTCGCGTCTCTCGCCCTCAGCGCCGGATCAGAGAAGGAACTGCTGCAGCTTTGTGGACTCGATCATGCCttgacagaggaggagcttgAGCCGCTGTACAAGCAGCTTTGCTTTCTACGCCCCGAAGATGGGCTTGCGTAG
- the NMT gene encoding N-myristoyl transferase, putative (TriTrypDB/GeneDB-style sysID: LpmP.32.0090) encodes MPRTPPHSDGKHAFWSTQPVPQTEDEAETDVFAGPMDEPKTAADVPEEPYPIASTFEWWTPNMEVSDDIHVIYKLLRDNYVEDDDSMFRFNYSEEFLQWALCPPNYIPDWHVAVRRKADKKLLAFIAGVPVTLRMGTPKSLKLKAEEKGQEEAAAKYDAPRHICEINFLCVHKQLREKRLAPILIKEVTRRVNRTDVWQAVYTAGVLLPTPYASGQYFHRSLNPEKLVEIRFSGIPVQYQKFQNPMAMLKRNYHLPSAPRNSGLREMKPSDVPQVRRILMNYLDKFDVSPVFSDAEIGHYLLPRDGVVFTYVVENEKKVTDFFSFYRIPSTVIGNSTYNMLNAAYVHYYAATSMPLHQLILDLLIVAHSRGFDVCNMVEILDNRSLIEPLKFGAGDGYLRYYFYNWSYPKIKPSQVALVML; translated from the coding sequence ATGCCTCGCACTCCACCGCACTCTGACGGTAAACATGCGTTCTGGAGCACGCAGCCCGTACCGCAGACGGAAGATGAGGCGGAGACCGACGTTTTCGCCGGCCCGATGGACGAGCCAAAGACGGCAGCCGACGTCCCCGAGGAACCGTATCCGATTGCCAGTACATTTGAGTGGTGGACGCCAAACATGGAGGTGTCCGATGACATTCACGTCATTTACAAGCTGCTTCGAGACAACTATGTCGAGGACGATGACAGCATGTTTCGCTTCAACTATTCCGAGGAGTTTCTTCAGTGGGCACTGTGCCCACCGAACTACATCCCGGACTGGCACGTCGCAGTTCGGCGGAAGGCGGACAAGAAACTGCTGGCCTTCATTGCCGGTGTTCCCGTGACACTGCGTATGGGTACGCCAAAGTCGTTGAAGCTAAAGGCCGAGGAAAAAGGAcaagaagaggcggcggctaAGTACGATGCACCGCGCCACATCTGCGAAATCAATTTCCTCTGCGTTCACAAGCAACTGCGAGAGAAGCGGCTTGCCCCAATTTTGATCAAGGAAGTGACACGCCGTGTGAACCGTACAGACGTGTGGCAGGCGGTCTACACGGCtggagtgctgctgcccactcCGTATGCTTCCGGGCAGTACTTCCACCGCAGCTTGAACCCCGAGAAACTGGTGGAGATCCGCTTCAGTGGCATTCCTGTGCAGTACCAGAAGTTCCAGAACCCCATGGCGATGCTGAAGCGCAACTACCACCTGCCGAGTGCGCCGAGAAACTCCGGTCTTCGCGAAATGAAACCATCTGACGTTCCGCAGGTGCGGAGGATTCTCATGAACTACCTGGACAAGTTCGACGTGAGCCCCGTCTTTAGCGACGCAGAGATCGGCCACTACCTTCTTCCGCGCGACGGTGTGGTCTTCACTTATGTGGTagagaacgagaagaagGTAACGGatttcttctccttttacCGAATTCCATCTACTGTTATTGGCAACAGCACTTACAACATGCTGAACGCGGCATATGTCCACTACTATGCGGCAACGAGTATGCCTCTGCATCAACTCATTCTCGATCTTCTCATCGTGGCACACTCACGCGGCTTCGACGTGTGCAACATGGTGGAGATTCTCGACAACCGGTCACTCATCGAGCCACTAAAGTTTGGTGCCGGCGACGGCTATCTTCGATATTACTTCTACAATTGGTCGTATCCAAAGATCAAGCCCTCTCAGGTTGCTCTGGTGATGTTGTAG